The Arachis duranensis cultivar V14167 chromosome 2, aradu.V14167.gnm2.J7QH, whole genome shotgun sequence genome has a window encoding:
- the LOC127744793 gene encoding uncharacterized protein LOC127744793, with product MEVELEPRVKALPYKVKAMSRESPSQKALHVLDTDLRTHWSTATNTKEWILLELDEPCLLSHIRIYNKSVLEWEIAVGLRYKPETFQKVRPRCEAPRRDMIYPTNYIPCRYVRISCLRGAVDFSMPLLLVT from the exons ATGGAGGTGGAGTTGGAGCCTCGAGTGAAGGCTCTTCCGTACAAGGTGAAAGCCATGTCCAGGGAGTCCCCTTCTCAGAAGGCACTTCACGTTCTCGACACCGACCTCCGCACTCACTGGTCCACCGCCACCAACACCAAGGAGTGGATTCTTCTCGAACTCGAT GAGCCTTGCCTATTGTCACACATACGGATTTACAACAAGTCTGTACTTGAGTGGGAAATTGCAGTTGGATTGCGTTACAAG CCAGAGACGTTTCAGAAAGTTCGACCACGTTGTGAAGCACCTAGACGTGACATGATCTACCCTACAAACTATATTCCATGTCGATATGTGAGGATATCTTGTTTGCGTGGTGCAGTTGATTTCTCTATGCCACTTTTGTTGGTAACCTAA
- the LOC107472672 gene encoding protein NUCLEAR FUSION DEFECTIVE 4-like — protein MFVGSRKWVVLVATIWIQAFTGTNFDFSSYSSELKSVLQITQLQLNYLSVASDMGKVFGWCCGVSLFYFPLWVVLFMATFLGLLGYGFQCLLIKQLISLPYFLVFLLCLVAGCSICWFNTICYVLCIKHFPSNRSLALSLSISFNGVSAALYTLIANAITSSDDTLYLLLNAIVPLLISAVVLVPILQQPQPQPNSADMIRRDSLVFLCLNILALVTGLYLLFLYSLSSNTTIARVILVGAGFLLVLLLFLPVIVNSREWSCLTSPACYPLLNSRFNLINLDGGGGDDDDYDDDLHKELIENEDNYSRNRSSVIVREKCCFDTVLLKDQLKVLGEEHSTKMLMHRWDFWIYYMAYLCGGTMGLVYSNNLGQISQSLGHNSQTKTLVTLYSTCSFFGRLLAAAPDFLNRKIHFARTGWFAAAVVPMTIAFILLAITGSIEALRMSTALIGLSSGFVFAAAVSITSELFGPNSVAVNHNILITNIPIGSCLYGLLAALVYDSNADGASRDTMWLREMTMCLGRKCYLETFLWWGCISIVGLVSSFVLYFRTRHAYYDNFGRNTN, from the exons atgtttgtGGGATCAAGAAAATGGGTGGTATTGGTAGCAACAATATGGATACAAGCATTTACAGGAACAAACTTTGACTTCTCATCATACTCATCAGAGTTGAAATCTGTGCTCCAAATCACTCAGCTTCAGCTGAATTATCTCTCAGTTGCATCTGACATGGGAAAAGTTTTTGGGTGGTGTTGTGGTGTGTCTCTCTTTTACTTTCCTTTGTGGGTTGTTCTGTTCATGGCTACTTTCTTGGGTCTTCTTGGTTATGGCTTCCAGTGCCTTCTTATCAAGCAGCTCATTTCCTTGCCTTATTTTCTG GTGTTTCTCCTATGCTTGGTTGCAGGATGTAGCATCTGTTGGTTCAACACAATCTGCTATGTCTTATGCATCAAGCATTTCCCTTCTAACCGATCGCTCGCGCTTTCCTTAAGCATAAGCTTCAATGGGGTAAGTGCAGCTTTGTACACTCTCATTGCCAATGCAATAACCTCAAGTGATGACACACTCTACCTTTTGCTCAATGCTATTGTCCCTTTACTTATTTCCGCGGTGGTACTAGTCCCAATCCTCCAACAGCCTCAGCCTCAGCCGAATTCGGCCGACATGATCCGGCGTGACTCCTTAGTTTTCCTCTGCCTCAACATCCTTGCACTAGTGACCGGCCTCTACCTCTTGTTCCTGTATTCCCTCTCTTCCAACACAACCATTGCGCGTGTCATTCTCGTTGGCGCCGGATTTCTATTAGTGCTTCTCTTGTTCTTGCCTGTGATTGTGAATTCTAGAGAATGGTCTTGCCTTACTAGCCCTGCTTGTTATCCGCTTTTGAATTCGAGGTTCAATCTCATTAACCTTGATGGTGGTGgcggtgatgatgatgattatgatgatgatcTTCATAAAGAACTCATTGAGAATGAGGACAATTATTCAAGAAATAGAAGTAGTGTAATTGTAAGAGAGAAGTGTTGTTTTGATACTGTGTTGTTGAAAGATCAACTTAAGGTTCTTGGAGAAGAGCATTCAACTAAAATGCTTATGCATAGATGGGACTTTTGGATTTATTACATGGCTTATTTATGTGGAGGAACAATGGGATTGGTTTATAGTAACAACTTGGGTCAAATTTCTCAATCATTGGGACACAATTCTCAGACAAAAACTCTTGTCACACTTTACTCCACGTGTTCTTTCTTCGGTCGCCTACTCGCCGCCGCACCTGACTTCTTGAACAG GAAGATACACTTTGCAAGAACAGGATGGTTTGCAGCAGCAGTAGTGCCAATGACTATAGCATTCATTTTGCTCGCCATAACCGGCAGCATCGAAGCATTGCGCATGAGCACGGCCTTAATCGGCCTAAGTTCCGGGTTTGTTTTCGCGGCAGCAGTTTCCATTACATCAGAGTTATTTGGTCCAAACAGTGTTGCAGTGAACCACAACATACTAATCACCAACATTCCAATAGGGTCATGTCTTTATGGCCTTCTAGCAGCTCTGGTTTACGACTCGAACGCAGACGGCGCAAGCCGCGACACAATGTGGCTGCGCGAGATGACAATGTGTTTGGGGAGGAAGTGCTACCTTGAGACATTTTTATGGTGGGGTTGCATCTCCATTGTAGGATTGGTTTCAAGTTTTGTGCTATACTTTAGGACTAGGCATGCTTATTATGACAATTTTGGAAGAAATACaaattga
- the LOC107472673 gene encoding F-box/kelch-repeat protein At3g23880, protein MEIENKKRKTRNHEVVALPQELLEKILLLLPLKSLLRFRCVSKQWFSMISDSHFTKSHFDLATTTTNDMLIYFSPVNSVARCVDVEESIHRDYAVRIPVTYEHYALRVRGSCRGFILLLNCVNGTHFVMWNPTTGFHTRVSYPSGLSYPLWAGVGYDKSSDDYLVVAGWRDRFEKTYNLRHRWEFFSVRNHSWKEIETGDFHSNHLISCNSGVFCNGAIHWLAVRTVGDSARVVVAFGLEEKNLSIISLPDLQGGGTPTLNLLGGYLGICYTEWQTWRNELWVLKEYKVESSWTKLNIDFPDGFIPMCLTRGSECVGRKNIKELMKFSDKGMLLESRRTSCDIHTIMLMFARTLLTLPGQ, encoded by the coding sequence ATGGAGATTgagaacaagaagaggaagacgaGGAATCACGAGGTTGTGGCTCTCCCTCAAGAACTGCTAGAGAAAATTCTGTTACTTTTACCATTGAAATCCCTTCTTCGATTCAGGTGCGTCTCTAAGCAATGGTTCTCTATGATTTCCGATTCTCATTTCACAAAATCGCATTTCGATCTCGCAACTACCACCACCAACGATATGCTTATCTATTTTTCGCCCGTGAATTCCGTGGCTCGTTGTGTGGATGTAGAAGAATCGATTCACCGTGATTATGCGGTTCGCATTCCTGTAACTTATGAACATTATGCCCTTAGGGTTAGGGGTTCTTGCAGGGGCTTCatattgttgctcaattgcgtTAACGGTACGCATTTTGTTATGTGGAATCCAACAACTGGTTTTCACACAAGAGTTTCATATCCAAGTGGTCTTTCTTATCCACTTTGGGCTGGTGTTGGTTATGACAAATCTAGTGATGATTATTTAGTAGTTGCTGGGTGGCGTGATCGATTTGAAAAAACTTATAATTTAAGACACCGTTGGGAGTTTTTCTCTGTTAGAAACCATtcatggaaagaaattgagacaGGGGACTTTCATAGTAACCATTTGATTAGCTGCAATTCTGGAGTGTTTTGTAACGGTGCTATTCATTGGTTGGCGGTTCGCACTGTCGGTGATAGTGCTAGGGTAGTTGTTGCCTTTGGTTTGGAGGAAAAGAATCTATCGATAATTTCGCTTCCCGATCTACAAGGTGGTGGCACCCCGACTTTAAATCTGTTGGGAGGATACCTTGGGATATGTTACACGGAATGGCAAACTTGGAGGAATGAGCTATGGGTGCTCAAAGAATACAAGGTGGAGTCCAGTTGGACTAAGCTCAATATTGATTTTCCTGATGGATTCATTCCCATGTGTTTAACTAGAGGCAGTGAATGTGTCGGCAGGAAAAACATAAAGGAGTTGATGAAATTTAGTGACAAAGGAATGTTGTTAGAGTCTAGACGAACTAGTTGTGACATTCACACAATCATGCTAATGTTTGCCAGGACCTTGCTCACGCTGCCCGGTCAGTAA